The DNA segment CCCCCAGCAACGAGGGTCTCGAGGAGGTACCCCTAACACTAGGAGACGAGGTGAAGGCAAGTCTAGTCCAAAAGTACCTGCAGAGAGATTGAAACTGCGAATCCATCAAGTGAAGGACGATGATTTCAAGAATGCCGGTAAAGTTGATGGCCGAAAAAGAAGAGGGAAGGCAAAAGATAGAGTTGTGGCAATAATATCACAGCCACTTCACCCTGAAGAGGCCCCCCCAGTACCTAAACAGACAACATTGAAGAAGGCAGAAGTTGAGGTGAAGAGTCAAGAGACCGTTCAAGCTAATGTCCCCACCACTGGGGGTCAAGATGACAACTATGGCCTGAATATTCTTGCTGCTATGAGTAGCATGCAGAAAAGGGATGGTGCTATACCGACCTCGAACATTTTGACTGCTCCTCACACAACACTCAGTAAACCTCCTCTCACGGTGAACACAAGTAACGCCACAATTACACCACCCTCTCCTGTAAGCCTAGCTGGAGCACAGTCTCTACTGCTGTTAGGAAATGATGTGCCCTCACCAGAAAAAGAGAAAACTCAACAAGAAGCAAACGATCAACCTTCGAATATGGAGAGCTCTATTGTGGATTCGTTACTCAAACTGTCTGGCTCCGTTCCTACATCGACTAATCGAGGTAAAAGCACTGAGCAAGTAGATGCATTTGTTGTTCAAGGTAGAGATACTCGTTCCGCTAGTTTCTCGGCTGCTGAGGCAATGCTTCTCATGGTGGGGGCTGAAAATGAAAATGAAGCATCGAGTAAGAATGGCAAAAAGACACCAATAGAGGAAGTATTTGAAACGTCCCCTAGAAACAATGACGATGAAGACTCTGAGGCTACGGACACTGACAGTGAAGCCACTCTAACTCCAGGCTCTCCTACTCTGAAGGTACCCAGGAAGCAAGTGGTGTTTTGTGACGCTCACTCGCCCCTTGCTCAGCAAAGTGATGATGAGATGGCTATGGCTGAAGAACAAGACCAGCAACAAGAATTTGAGGAAGCCTCTGCAACAGATGTTCTTCAAGATTGTAGTCAGGACAGTAAAGATGTTGCCTCACCCTCAAGACCAATTTCCGAAAAAGTTACTGAAGTGCCTGGACCAGAGCACAATAATATGACCTCCATTACAACCAAGACAGACAAAATAGATTCCTACCCTGAGCTGAACACTCCTCCCCCAAGCTCACCCATACAGCCAGTTAGTGAAGAAGAGCAGTCACAATCTGAGACAGTTACAGAGTCTAACACATTACTCGAGACTAAACCTGGGATCCTGGATTCTCCTGACTCTCTGGAAAATGCTCCGTTGCCTGACAAAAAGATGGCCAGCAACAGAAATGGACAAGAAACGACCCTGGTGGACCGTTATCCTGACAAAAAGGATTCACAATTTTTGTACCCTACTTTCAACCCCGATAATGTAATCACAAATACACATACGCCATACTCTGTTCATGAAGATGTAGCTCAAGAAGACACCGTTCTATTAGAAATCAATCAGCCCAGCATGTTTAGTGGTGATGAACAAGACAAGAATTTCGAATCCGAGAAATTCATTCTCGAAGCAAACCCACCCGAGCCTAACACATTACCCGAAACTAAACCTGTATCTCCTCCCAGTAAGGAAACTGCTTCACACGGGAATAGGCTACCCTCATGGGGTGCTTTTACTGATGAGACAGTTTGTACCGCCCCTACGACCAGTGACACTAAGCACACTGAAGTACCTGATGATGTAACAGATGCTCTAGATGCCGACTTGATATCTGTGTCAGCCTCTCTGGAAGAAGTGGATGATTTATTGGGAGACAAGGTCGAGGAAGAAGAGAAGAGGTAGGTGTTGAAAGAAATTTGTCTCCTTATAAATTAcccatgtactgtacaatgtactgtaGGTGCAGTACTGTAATAGTGCATGCCTGCTTTTTGTTAGAATTATTGTTGTAGCAGTGTCTATGGCCGTCATTTTTTGGTGTGGTTCGTGCGACGCCTTTAGGTCATTTTTGTTGTTCTAAGGTTGTAGCAGTACATATACATtatgtgtactgtacaatcatgtatatgACATGTATatgacatgcatgtgtgtactgtacatgtatatgacatgcatgtgtgtactgtacatgtatatgacatgcatgtgtgtatactttacatgtacatgtatatgacatgtgtgtgtactgtacatgtatatgacatgtgtgtgtactgtacatgataCTTTATTGTACGACATTGCAGTGTGGTTTATTATTTTGTGCTTTATTCTGTATTTAGGATACAAGATTCCGAACTGAAGTCTGAAAATGTCTCATCCTCTGGCTCTAAGACCCCGCCCTCTATCGTATCCCCCACCGCCATTCCAGCAGAAATGGAGCCTTTCTCTCCCAGCCCCCCGCTGAGTCCCATTAAATCGATGCCGcctacacccccacccccaccagCTCCACACACGCCACCAACCACACTACTTTCACTATCAGAAAAAAACCCAGTTCGAAATCAAGATGATCGAACATCTGTAAACGCACTGGTATCCAAGCAGAAGATCAGTCCGATCGTTGCTCCACAGAACAGACTGTCTGGAGTATGGAAAGGTGGTTCAGGGGGTTCAAAGCTCGAGAGGTTTCAACATCGTAAGATTTCTACAAAACAAGACGAGAAAGTGCTCAAGAAACGCCCCAAATCTCACCAAGAGTTGGCGAAGAATAAGCGTCTGTTTGACATTGACTCCCCACCTCCTAGTGTACACGCCCAGCAATCTCCTTTGGTTAAGCCTGTTTGGAAGGAAAAGAGATCAGACTCCATCACACCACACGATGTACAGACAAGAGAAGAGCACGATTATAGGAAGTTGAAATCAAGACCATCTCCCGGCGTAACTGTGCCACCAAAGAGACCAAAGATTGATAGAAGCAAATTCACTGGGAACATGTTGTCACATGGTCCTCCCAGGTCACACGACAGTCACATGGATCATGACAGCCGACATTCAGTTGATGGTAGATCATACTCGAGGGAGCCTAGCAAGCCAAGGAGTCGACCACCCAGCAGACAAAGCAGTAGGACTTCTCGCTCCCCAGTCCCCCTCAGCCACTCGAATAGAAGTCCGATACCAGCCAACCCTAGGGACTACTCTCCATTCTCAGAGGACGAACATTCAATCAGATCGGGATCTAGACACGTGCCACATGACACTCACATGAGGTGGAGCAAAAAAGAGAGAAGTCCTGACTTCTCAAAGGACAGGATGGTCAGTCACAAACACTCCAAGAGAAGAGAGGGTCATCACACGTCTAGAAAACACCACGAAGACTCGCACACTCACAGAAAGAATCGCAGACACCATCACTACCCGAGGGAAGAGCACTGGGTGGAAAACGAAGTAGCAGATCCTCAGTCGCTCAACGGGAAAGGGGAAACAAGACGTCAATCGTACGAGAGTGTGTCAGAAGACGAACTGGGGTCTGAGCATGTTCAGAAGGATAGAGACTTGGATTTAGTGGTTGAAAAAGTCCCCACTCCTTCCTGGGCAGGTCAGAATGAACGAAAGCGATATGCAGAAGACAGTGGGATGCTGGAACATCATCACATCAAACACAAGAAACACAAGCACTCTAAAGAACACGTAGAAAAATGGAGGAAAGTGGACAATGCAAAGATAAAAGCTCATAAACATTAGCGTTTGTTTATAGCaccacataataattatacccaacTCCTAATTTATGCTCTGGAGCCTCTCAATTTTACCCATGCTGTTGAAGTTATGTCTCATTCGCTATTTAtgttagctatatacagtattgtACAGATTGTGAAATCTTTTCTCTTCCTTTGTTATAGTAAGTTGTGCTCCTTTCACAGAATtggcaataataatatatatacagcgAAGTGACAAAATTATTGACGACTCACTCAAGCGTACTAATGATTGTACAGGTCTAGATTGCATGTAATCAAGTcgactacgtacatgtataataaagGGAGATGTGTTTTGATTGAGTTtaaattgctataattataattatgtaagatCGTTGCAGTATTCAATTCTGTGATTGCTTGGAGAGAAACTTCTGCAGTTTGGACGGGTCTGTTTCATCCGCACCATTGGATGCagctgtgcgtgtgtgtgcatgatgtaCGTGAGagagatataataatgtaAAGAAAGTACATTTTATAGGGTCAAGCATTAAGTAATTGGTATATAGGGCCAGCAGGCTAGTAAGTACAATAGAAGCGTTTTAATTAGTATACGTGTGTTTGTTACCTTTCTGTTTGGAAGGAGCGTAGAGAATCATGATTAGGAGAGTGTACGCATTCCACATCCCATAGTTACCCGTCAGCAAAGCAGCTGATGAAAAAGGAACAGATCACAAGAGCTAGAGCAATTGTTACCGTAAAGGGGCAATAATGTTcctaacaataataattaggtTATACAAATTATGTACCCTAGCTTACGATTAAAGTGGTTTTTGAAATGTAATGATGTACGTACCTAGATCACAAATTGTCTATACGACTGTGCAATTCAAcataacaacataattatgttcccaCTCACTATAGACTGCATATTCATTCTTCCCATGCTGCCACTGATGTAGCATCATCTCCGTGGGCAGGACAACAGTTGCTATGCTACACACTGCAACAAGGACAGTCACAAACAGGAAAAACTTGAACTGTCCAAAGAGCCCCTCATACGATCTCCTAGCCGACTCAGAAAGAGAAGACAATTCTTTTTCTTTCCTCCTCAGCTCAAGGTATGCCCTCACTGTGGCGACTAAAAACATGAGAAGATAGAGGAGTGCTGAGAGACTGGCTATGCCGATGAATACCCACTGGATCCACTGAGTCATGGAACAGTAACAAGGGCCGGTGGCCAAAGATAATTGAATACATGGTCAAACAGACCATAACACAGTCACACAATTCATTAACAGGTTTGGGATTTAGTCTGAAATTGGTGCACGTGCACATGTATACTCAAACGTACTATAGTTATGGTTaacagtgcagttgtgtgttttcaattattgcacaaattttgatcataattataggatacaGCCACTGAGATGCTCAGCCAGTTGCCCCACAGACTGTAGAATGGGAACACCACCTGTATGCCCCTGGGGGAGGCAACAAAGACGATTAGATGGTGAAAtaagtacgtataattatatagcatgtGGAGATGTGTGCATGCTCTCACCTTTCACAGAACTCGTAGATGAAGAGGAAGGTACATGCTAACaagaccacgcccatctctTTCCAGTAGGTACCAATGGACGTTTGAGTTTCTCCATCCTGTGAACAGTAGAAATATGCTGTACCAATTAAGATTGTTCGTAAAAACGACCGCATGTCAAGAAAAAATGCAGGACTGTAATTTTGTCAAGAAAGTGGAGAGATACAGAATTACACCTTTTATGGGACCTCAAAGAAAGGAATATTTCACCAGAAGCACTGTGctcccccccctccacacacacacacacaccttcctgCAATGCTCCTGCACGGAGATGATCCAGAATGAGAAGAGTGCTGCCACGTAGAGCCCTTGTCTGAAGTCATTGAAGACCAGCAGCCAGGGACAGTCGAAGTAGAGAGATAACAAGTCAAATGGCACTGGAGGGGTAGAGAAGGAAGGTATGTACATAGGGTCATGTACGATATGGTATTCAGTTCCCCTACAGCTAATACACTAAGAGTGGAAAACAAGTCAAAGCATTAAGTGACATTTTATGATTATAGACGGAAGACAAAACGAACGTACTTTGAATACGTTATGAGGAGTAATGAAGAGACCGATGGTATATatactcataataattatggtgagtgGACAGTGGACAGCTCACCATTGTAGAATACCAGAGTGTAACCCATGAAGCTCATCAAACTGGGAGAAGAAGAGTTTTTTATTTATTTGTTATACAGTAGATTATAGATGAGCACCTCAGGGTTAATAGAAAGTTCACATCAATGGTTATTTTGCATGCAAGGGAGTAGTAACAAGAATCCAGACATGTActacagatgtacatgtaacatactTTGTACAGTACCTACCTACACACATTTTACAACGTAATTAGAGTGATTGAATTCATAAGGGAATACCGTTGTTGTAGAGTTCTCTGCTGTGAGTTGTCGGCTGTCCCCATTCGATACCGGAACCATATCAGGACAGCTATACTAATAGGACACAGTACTGACTTGAGCACAAACCACAGCTTTGTGAACGCCATAGATTGGTGAACCTCCTGTcagggtgtgtgcgtgtgtgtggtgggatgAGTGCGACATCATGCATAAATAGCCTAGAACGAGCTAACAAACACTGACCAACACTACTGACTGTCACTCACATAGAGGCTGACTCTGGCCAGAGGGGAGAGTCCCTTGT comes from the Halichondria panicea chromosome 4, odHalPani1.1, whole genome shotgun sequence genome and includes:
- the LOC135334522 gene encoding protein wntless-like, with the protein product MASKMSCWSVVLMLSILLGSTIVFFIIGALGPLSTQGVHHPMSLCIVPSSHKIVWDSSKRMIDDEQCKTMGRSVSLNELEKAELYPTENALFYTPIPFLKKNVMSRLFHFLIVDLGINFKTSEYPKKLMKHNLNTFRAEVSLGYRNKISGPWTRLASGNVSRTVSCSPNHMGVTTCDHAHLFELGSCHHKQYMVNLFFPSLPLDNMYKGLSPLARVSLYEVHQSMAFTKLWFVLKSVLCPISIAVLIWFRYRMGTADNSQQRTLQQRLMSFMGYTLVFYNVPFDLLSLYFDCPWLLVFNDFRQGLYVAALFSFWIISVQEHCRKDGETQTSIGTYWKEMGVVLLACTFLFIYEFCERGIQVVFPFYSLWGNWLSISVAWVFIGIASLSALLYLLMFLVATVRAYLELRRKEKELSSLSESARRSYEGLFGQFKFFLFVTVLVAVCSIATVVLPTEMMLHQWQHGKNEYAVYTALLTGNYGMWNAYTLLIMILYAPSKQKAASNGADETDPSKLQKFLSKQSQN